A stretch of DNA from Petrotoga sp. 9PWA.NaAc.5.4:
TAACAATTATTTTATCAATATTTGAATTTTGTAATTTTTCTACAGCGTTTTGCGAAAAAACACCGTGAGTTGCACATGCTATTATGCTATTTGCGCCATGAACATGTAAAATTTCTGCGGCAGCTACAAGTGAACCACCAGTATCTATAATATCATCAAAAATTATACAATTAGCTCCACTTACATCACCTATAACAGTTGTTACTTCAGCTACGTTATCCTTTGGTCTTCTTTTATCCAAAATTGCTAATGGGCTCCCTAATTTTTCTGCAAACTTTCTTGCCCGTTTTACACCTCCAACATCCGGAGAAACAATAACGGTATTTTTAGGTTGAACTTTCATTTCTTCTAAAAAATAGCGAGCAAAGATAGGATAACTCCACAGATTGTCAACAGGGATATCAAAAAAACCTTGAATCTGTTCAGCATGAAGATCGATCGTTACAACTCTTGTTGCTCCAGCTGTAGTAATTAAATTTGCGACCAACTTAGCAGTAATGGGGTCTCTACCCCGAGCTTTTCTATCTTGTCTCGAATATCCAAAATAAGGAATAATTACAGATATAGAAGCAGCAGAAGCTCTTTTTAAAGCATCTATCATAATCAGTAGTTCCATAAGATTGTCATTTACTGGTGATGAAGTTGATTGAATGATATATGCATCAAAACCTCTGACAGTTTCGTTTATTCTCACATTTACTTCTCCATCTGCGAATTTGGAGACTTCACAATCTCCCA
This window harbors:
- a CDS encoding ribose-phosphate pyrophosphokinase; the protein is MAENGQQFKVFSGNSNPPLARKIVEYMGTRLGDCEVSKFADGEVNVRINETVRGFDAYIIQSTSSPVNDNLMELLIMIDALKRASAASISVIIPYFGYSRQDRKARGRDPITAKLVANLITTAGATRVVTIDLHAEQIQGFFDIPVDNLWSYPIFARYFLEEMKVQPKNTVIVSPDVGGVKRARKFAEKLGSPLAILDKRRPKDNVAEVTTVIGDVSGANCIIFDDIIDTGGSLVAAAEILHVHGANSIIACATHGVFSQNAVEKLQNSNIDKIIVTDTIYHNELPDKFVELPSSSLLGEAIVRIRKNLSVSILFR